Proteins from a genomic interval of Balaenoptera musculus isolate JJ_BM4_2016_0621 chromosome 16, mBalMus1.pri.v3, whole genome shotgun sequence:
- the LOC118882917 gene encoding small integral membrane protein 30-like — translation MERQGRHLTLGKFKEVFLEEENRSPQDLNIKISVSTQLFLVLFSLLLVLPVVEAVEAGDAIALLLSVVLSITGICACLGVYARKRNGQM, via the exons ATGGAAAGACAAGGAAGGCACCTAACTCTGGGAAAATTCAAAGAAGTCTTCTTAGAGGAGGAG AACCGGTCACCTCAAGATCTCAACATCAAGATCTCAGTTTCAACACAATTGTTCCTAGTtctcttttcattgcttttggtGCTGCCTGTTGTTGAAGCAGTAGAAGCCGGAGATGCAATCGCTCTCTTGCTCAGTGTGGTTCTCAGCATTACAGGCATTTGTGCTTGTTTGGGGGTGTATGCACGAAAGAGAAATGGACAGATGTGA